A single genomic interval of Adhaeribacter pallidiroseus harbors:
- a CDS encoding RpiB/LacA/LacB family sugar-phosphate isomerase: MKIGIAADHAGFEQKQQLITQLRQAKYEVTDYGAHEYNAQDDYPDIIIPLAQAIASQEVERGIAVCGSGVGVSVAANKFAGVRAALITESYSAHQGVEHDDLNLLCLGGRVIGPMLIWEIVQAYLKAQFQKEERFHRRLDKVIALEKKNLS, from the coding sequence ATGAAAATAGGAATTGCCGCGGATCACGCCGGCTTTGAACAAAAACAACAGTTGATTACACAGTTGCGCCAAGCTAAGTACGAAGTAACGGATTATGGTGCTCACGAGTACAACGCCCAAGACGATTACCCGGACATAATTATACCATTAGCCCAAGCCATTGCGAGCCAGGAAGTAGAGCGGGGTATTGCCGTTTGCGGCAGTGGGGTGGGGGTGTCGGTAGCAGCCAATAAATTTGCTGGTGTACGGGCGGCTTTAATTACCGAAAGCTATTCCGCACACCAAGGTGTGGAGCACGACGATTTAAATTTACTATGCCTGGGTGGCCGTGTAATCGGCCCTATGTTGATCTGGGAAATTGTGCAGGCTTACTTAAAAGCTCAATTTCAAAAAGAAGAACGGTTTCACCGCCGTTTAGATAAAGTAATTGCTTTAGAAAAAAAGAATCTATCATGA
- the tal gene encoding transaldolase: MKSSLAQVSSFGQSIWLDYIRRNFIASGELKKLIDEDDLRGVTSNPAIFEEAIARSNDYWDTIKTLSQSGKSTEEIFLAVAIEDVQNAADTFREVYEQTQALDGYVSLEVSPILALNTAGTITEAQASWETLNRKNVMIKVPGTPEGLPAITQLIGQGININVTLLFSLERYRQVAEAYVAGLEQRVQKGEPVSDVASVASFFLSRIDALVDPMLEKVKQAGGEHATLAEQMLGKTAIASAKMAYQIYKEVFNSDRFKVLAEQGAKPQRLLWASTSTKNPAYRDVMYIEALIGPDTVNTVPMETMNAFRDHGIPAARLEEGTEEARNLIAQLPQVGVDLDAVTKQLEEEGIQKFIKPFNSLMQVLEEKRKAAAAV, encoded by the coding sequence ATGAAAAGTTCTCTTGCTCAAGTTTCATCTTTTGGCCAGAGCATCTGGCTGGATTACATACGCCGCAACTTTATTGCTTCTGGCGAATTAAAAAAACTCATCGACGAAGATGACCTGCGGGGCGTTACATCTAACCCGGCGATATTTGAAGAAGCTATTGCTAGGAGCAACGACTACTGGGATACTATCAAAACTTTGAGTCAATCTGGTAAGTCTACCGAAGAAATATTCTTAGCTGTAGCTATTGAGGACGTGCAAAATGCCGCGGATACTTTTCGGGAAGTTTATGAACAAACCCAAGCCCTGGATGGATACGTGAGTTTAGAAGTATCGCCTATTCTGGCGCTGAATACCGCCGGAACAATAACCGAAGCGCAAGCTTCCTGGGAAACTTTGAACCGGAAAAACGTGATGATCAAAGTGCCCGGCACCCCAGAAGGATTGCCCGCGATTACGCAACTTATCGGCCAAGGCATAAACATTAACGTTACTTTGCTGTTTAGCCTGGAGCGTTACCGGCAAGTAGCCGAAGCCTACGTAGCTGGTTTAGAGCAACGGGTACAAAAAGGCGAACCGGTGAGTGATGTAGCTTCCGTAGCCAGTTTCTTTCTAAGCCGCATTGATGCGCTGGTAGATCCCATGCTGGAGAAAGTAAAACAAGCAGGGGGCGAACACGCCACATTAGCCGAACAAATGTTAGGCAAAACTGCTATTGCGAGCGCCAAAATGGCTTACCAGATTTACAAGGAAGTATTTAATTCTGATAGGTTTAAAGTTTTAGCCGAGCAAGGTGCTAAACCGCAACGCTTGCTTTGGGCCAGTACCAGTACCAAAAACCCGGCTTATCGCGATGTAATGTACATTGAAGCTTTGATTGGGCCCGACACGGTAAATACCGTACCCATGGAAACCATGAATGCTTTCCGCGATCACGGCATTCCAGCAGCCCGATTAGAAGAAGGTACCGAAGAAGCCCGGAATCTCATTGCGCAATTACCGCAAGTAGGCGTTGATTTAGATGCGGTTACAAAGCAATTAGAAGAAGAAGGTATTCAAAAGTTTATCAAACCTTTTAACAGTTTAATGCAGGTTCTGGAAGAAAAACGAAAAGCAGCCGCTGCGGTATAA
- a CDS encoding HAD family hydrolase, which yields MNATTTIKALFLDIGGVLLTNGWDRKARKRAADTFNLDYEQLNERHNLTFDTYESGKLSLDEYLKRTVFYEKRAYTPQEFTQFIMDQTGPYPDMINLMKDLKNRYRLKIAAVNNEGRELNEHRVRHFGLHQFIDMFVSSCYVHFRKPDQDIFQMALDIAQVSPEQVVYVDDRPMFVQVASSLGMHCIHHTDYALTKQALAKLGLV from the coding sequence ATGAATGCGACGACAACTATAAAAGCTCTTTTTCTGGATATTGGCGGGGTTTTACTAACCAACGGTTGGGACCGTAAGGCCCGGAAGCGCGCGGCAGATACATTTAACCTGGATTACGAACAGCTCAACGAGCGGCACAACCTAACCTTTGATACTTACGAATCAGGTAAATTAAGTTTAGATGAGTACTTAAAACGAACTGTTTTTTACGAGAAAAGAGCGTACACTCCCCAGGAATTTACGCAATTTATCATGGATCAAACCGGGCCATATCCGGATATGATCAATTTAATGAAAGATTTAAAAAACCGGTATAGATTAAAAATTGCGGCAGTTAACAACGAAGGACGGGAATTAAATGAACATCGCGTTCGCCATTTCGGTTTACACCAGTTTATAGATATGTTTGTTTCCTCGTGCTACGTTCATTTTCGGAAACCGGATCAGGATATATTCCAGATGGCTTTAGACATTGCTCAGGTTTCACCCGAGCAAGTGGTGTATGTCGATGACCGGCCAATGTTTGTGCAGGTGGCCAGTAGCTTAGGTATGCATTGCATCCATCATACTGATTATGCGTTAACCAAGCAAGCTTTAGCTAAATTGGGATTGGTTTAA